Proteins encoded together in one Prochlorococcus marinus str. MIT 9211 window:
- a CDS encoding glutathione S-transferase family protein — protein sequence MLELYQFRHSSFCLKVRMALQAKAISYRVIEVMPGIGQMNVFRLSGQRQVPVIVDNGNIIADSSEIIKYLEGIEAEPKLFPNDPKEAAQAHIIEDWADTTLAKAARRALLQAAAIDEDLRVALLPDELPASLKQIIGGIPCQFINEISDLVNNEQEASLLESLEKLSSLVNTKKWLVGNELSIADLAVAAQLSLIKFPTSSGIRLANKGCKGFSDNPILKNLFDWRDQLEIDLMEFSSAGS from the coding sequence ATGTTGGAACTATATCAATTTCGCCATTCGTCCTTTTGCTTAAAGGTAAGAATGGCGTTACAGGCAAAAGCAATAAGTTACAGAGTTATTGAAGTGATGCCTGGAATAGGTCAAATGAATGTATTTCGTCTGTCTGGACAAAGGCAAGTGCCAGTCATAGTAGACAACGGAAATATAATCGCTGATTCAAGTGAAATTATTAAATATTTAGAAGGCATTGAGGCTGAACCTAAGCTTTTCCCTAATGACCCCAAAGAAGCAGCTCAGGCTCATATCATTGAAGATTGGGCAGATACCACTTTAGCGAAGGCTGCCAGAAGAGCCCTCTTACAAGCAGCAGCTATTGACGAAGACTTAAGAGTAGCTCTTTTACCAGACGAGCTTCCAGCTTCACTCAAGCAAATCATTGGTGGTATTCCTTGCCAATTCATTAATGAAATTAGTGACTTAGTAAATAATGAACAAGAGGCATCTCTCCTAGAAAGCTTAGAAAAGTTGTCAAGTCTGGTGAATACAAAAAAATGGTTAGTGGGTAATGAACTTAGTATTGCGGACCTTGCAGTAGCAGCGCAGTTATCGCTAATAAAGTTTCCGACTTCTTCAGGGATACGCCTTGCCAACAAAGGCTGTAAAGGTTTTAGTGATAATCCAATACTCAAGAACTTATTTGATTGGCGCGATCAATTAGAAATAGATTTAATGGAATTTTCTTCTGCCGGATCATAA
- a CDS encoding DUF751 family protein encodes MGEFFSNVSRYPKYLITIILGIFTAFLQPLIRRSKNPLTAIALIAAFISAAMTLYFVVKAMVFPSSMI; translated from the coding sequence ATGGGTGAGTTTTTTTCAAATGTTTCTAGATATCCCAAATATCTCATTACGATCATCCTTGGAATCTTTACGGCGTTTCTTCAACCATTAATTCGCAGAAGTAAAAATCCTCTCACAGCAATAGCACTCATAGCAGCTTTTATTAGTGCTGCTATGACTCTTTATTTTGTAGTGAAAGCAATGGTTTTCCCTTCATCAATGATTTAG
- a CDS encoding glycoside hydrolase family 3 protein, giving the protein MPSFDRQVLRRKVSEIFVIRASGHSLDALREYPNWELTNHRLQQFLEEGVGGVILYGGSIEEITNRCAQLRMWAGKPIFLCADVEEGVGQRFQGGTWLIPPMALGRIYLKEPEYAISLAEHYGALIGYESVICGLNWVLAPVCDVNSNPLNPVINMRAWSDNPQTVADLACAFHRGLTSQGVLGCAKHFPGHGDTKVDSHLELPVLDNDLSRLAEIELPPFQALIQQGVSSIMSAHLILNRVDCNYPVTFSKRILTDLLRKKMCFEGMIVTDALVMRAISKTFSSGSAAVMAFEAGADLILMPQNPSEAIDAIVESLISGRLPISRLEDSLQRRQLALAQLNSEKPATSCEKNAFENQKVSFFAEKLIDISIESRNTLIIDNYKSLINLIRVDNLYSNPILNHSSPALVIPEQYGFRNVITHPSGISPWQNNVKEPLALEKFSDSAFLLQLFIRGNPFQGDEPLQEPWISVIMQLQRSKRLAGLILYGDSFLWNDLQNVLEPTVPFVFSPGQMPLAQEKALQCLLDSKKMKVDISPSQWEFIN; this is encoded by the coding sequence ATGCCTTCGTTTGATCGCCAGGTTCTTCGACGCAAGGTTTCTGAAATCTTTGTTATACGCGCTAGTGGACATTCGTTGGATGCATTGAGGGAATATCCCAATTGGGAATTGACCAATCATCGATTACAGCAATTTCTCGAAGAAGGGGTGGGTGGTGTGATTTTGTATGGAGGTTCGATTGAGGAAATCACAAATCGGTGTGCACAACTTCGAATGTGGGCAGGAAAGCCGATTTTTTTATGTGCTGATGTGGAGGAGGGAGTAGGACAACGATTTCAAGGAGGGACTTGGTTGATCCCTCCAATGGCTTTAGGAAGGATTTATCTTAAAGAGCCTGAATATGCAATTTCACTAGCTGAGCACTATGGAGCTTTAATTGGTTATGAGTCAGTTATTTGTGGATTGAATTGGGTATTAGCTCCAGTTTGTGATGTTAATAGTAACCCTCTCAACCCTGTTATCAATATGAGGGCATGGAGTGATAATCCTCAGACTGTTGCAGATCTTGCATGTGCTTTTCATAGGGGCCTAACTTCTCAAGGAGTACTGGGATGCGCTAAACATTTCCCAGGTCATGGCGATACTAAAGTTGATTCACATTTAGAATTGCCAGTTTTAGATAATGATCTTTCTCGCTTAGCTGAAATAGAACTTCCACCTTTTCAGGCTTTAATTCAACAAGGAGTGAGCAGTATTATGAGCGCTCACTTGATTTTAAATAGGGTTGATTGTAATTACCCAGTCACTTTCTCAAAAAGAATTTTGACGGATCTTTTAAGAAAGAAAATGTGTTTCGAAGGCATGATTGTCACCGATGCTTTGGTAATGCGAGCTATATCTAAGACCTTCAGCAGTGGTTCTGCTGCTGTAATGGCATTTGAAGCTGGCGCTGATTTGATTTTGATGCCTCAAAACCCTTCTGAAGCAATAGATGCAATTGTGGAGTCTTTAATTTCTGGAAGATTACCTATTTCAAGATTGGAAGATTCTTTACAAAGACGTCAACTTGCACTTGCACAGTTGAACAGTGAAAAACCTGCGACCTCTTGCGAAAAGAATGCTTTTGAAAATCAAAAAGTTTCCTTTTTTGCTGAAAAACTTATTGACATTTCTATAGAGTCTAGAAATACCTTGATAATTGATAATTATAAATCACTCATCAATTTAATTCGTGTAGATAATTTGTACTCTAATCCAATTTTGAATCATTCATCTCCTGCTCTTGTGATTCCTGAGCAGTATGGCTTTAGAAATGTAATTACTCACCCTTCAGGGATTTCACCTTGGCAAAATAATGTGAAAGAGCCGCTTGCTTTGGAAAAGTTTTCAGATAGCGCTTTTCTTCTCCAGCTTTTTATCAGAGGTAATCCATTTCAAGGAGATGAGCCTCTACAAGAGCCTTGGATCTCAGTCATTATGCAATTGCAGCGTTCTAAGCGATTAGCGGGTTTGATACTGTATGGCGATTCCTTTTTATGGAATGACCTTCAAAATGTTTTGGAACCTACAGTTCCGTTTGTTTTTAGTCCAGGCCAAATGCCATTGGCTCAGGAAAAAGCATTGCAATGTTTATTGGACAGCAAAAAAATGAAAGTTGATATCTCACCATCTCAATGGGAGTTTATAAATTAA
- the rbfA gene encoding 30S ribosome-binding factor RbfA, whose protein sequence is MAHGRRVEKVSALIRKEMSQLLLDGIRDERVASSMVTITEVEVSGDLQHCKIFVSIFGQDPKREEAFSGLQAASGFLRGELGRRLQMRRAPEIVFKLDKGMEKGSSVLDLLGKLEEERKNKDEISEGMNF, encoded by the coding sequence ATGGCACATGGTCGTCGTGTTGAAAAAGTTTCTGCTCTCATTCGAAAGGAAATGAGTCAACTATTGCTTGATGGAATAAGGGATGAAAGAGTTGCTTCCAGTATGGTAACTATTACTGAAGTAGAGGTTTCAGGAGATTTACAGCACTGCAAAATCTTTGTGAGTATTTTTGGCCAGGATCCAAAAAGAGAAGAGGCGTTTTCTGGTTTACAAGCAGCTAGTGGATTTTTGAGGGGTGAGTTGGGTAGAAGATTGCAAATGAGGAGAGCCCCAGAAATTGTTTTTAAATTAGATAAGGGGATGGAGAAAGGCTCTTCAGTATTAGATCTTTTGGGAAAACTTGAAGAAGAGAGAAAAAACAAAGATGAAATTTCTGAAGGAATGAATTTTTAG